One Rissa tridactyla isolate bRisTri1 chromosome 1, bRisTri1.patW.cur.20221130, whole genome shotgun sequence DNA segment encodes these proteins:
- the PLCXD2 gene encoding PI-PLC X domain-containing protein 2 isoform X1: MRPPAGREGGRRRRRRAAGAMAESNADWMGTLPAALRSYPLSNLAIPGSHDSFSYWVDEKSPVGPDQATAIKRLARISLVKKIMKKWSVTQNLTFKEQLEGGIRYFDLRVSSKPGETGQEIYFIHGLFGIKVWDGLKEINTFLEQHPKEVVFLDFNHFYAMDDSHHFFLINRIRSVFGSKLCSVECVEYVTLQYMWEKKHQVLIFYHYPIYKEYSFLWPGNKMPAPWANTTNVHKLLQFLETTLEERSRYGTFHVSQAILTPRVKTIARHLIRGLKNTLVHRYCCLMIKGKIVVNFYSKTSKESSNSMEWASSFVSSDSWHRSRLNLPMILNWVKAQKPGVMGVNIITSDFVELVDFAATVIALNDLLLEEDESATKS, translated from the exons ATGAGGCCGCCGGCCGGGAGGGaaggcggccggcggcggcggcgacgggcCGCGGGGGCCATGGCGGAGAGCAACGCGGATTGGATGGGCACGCTGCCGGCGGCGCTGCGCTCCTACCCGCTCTCCAACCTGGCCATCCCGG GGTCACATGATTCTTTCAGCTACTGGGTTGATGAGAAATCCCCTGTGGGACCAGACCAAGCCACAGCCATCAAACGTTTGGCCAGAATATCTTTGGTTAAAAAGATCATGAAGAAATGGTCAGTGACTCAAAATCTGACTTTCAAAGAGCAGTTGGAAGGTGGGATCCGCTACTTTGATCTTCGTGTATCTTCCAAACCTGGGGAAACAGGACAAGAGATTTACTTCATACACGGCTTGTTTGGCATCAAAGTATGGGATGGGCTGAAGGAGATTAACACCTTTCTTGAGCAGCACCCCAAGGAAGTCGTCTTCTTGGATTTCAATCACTTCTACGCTATGGATGACAGCCATCACTTCTTCTTGATCAACAGGATCCGCTCAGTATTTGGATCCAAACTTTGTTCCGTTGAATGTGTTGAATATGTGACATTACAGTACATGTGGGAGAAGAAACACCAG GTTCTCATATTCTACCACTACCCTATATATAAGGAATACTCCTTCCTGTGGCCAGGGAATAAAATGCCAGCACCATGGGCTAATACAACCAATGTGCACAAACTCTTACAGTTCCTGGAGACCACTCTTGAGGAACGAAGTCGTTATGGGACTTTTCATGTTTCTCAAGCAATTCTCACGCCTCGAGTGAAAACTATTGCACGGCATCTAATTCGTGGTCTGAAGAACACGCTTGTTCATAG GTACTGTTGTCTCATGATTAAAGGAAAGATCGTAGTGAACTTCTACTCTAAAACCAGTAAAGAATCATCTAATTCCATGGAATGGGCAAGCAGTTTTGTTTCGAGTGACTCCTGGCACAGATCTAGGCT GAACCTGCCCATGATTTTAAATTGGGTGAAAGCACAGAAACCAGGTGTTATGGGTGTTAACATAATTACATCAGACTTTGTGGAGCTGGTTGACTTTGCTGCTACAGTTATTGCATTAAACGACCTTCTTCTAGAAGAGGATGAATCTGCAACTAAATCCTGA
- the PLCXD2 gene encoding PI-PLC X domain-containing protein 2 isoform X2 — translation MRPPAGREGGRRRRRRAAGAMAESNADWMGTLPAALRSYPLSNLAIPGSHDSFSYWVDEKSPVGPDQATAIKRLARISLVKKIMKKWSVTQNLTFKEQLEGGIRYFDLRVSSKPGETGQEIYFIHGLFGIKVWDGLKEINTFLEQHPKEVVFLDFNHFYAMDDSHHFFLINRIRSVFGSKLCSVECVEYVTLQYMWEKKHQVLIFYHYPIYKEYSFLWPGNKMPAPWANTTNVHKLLQFLETTLEERSRYGTFHVSQAILTPRVKTIARHLIRGLKNTLVHRNLPMILNWVKAQKPGVMGVNIITSDFVELVDFAATVIALNDLLLEEDESATKS, via the exons ATGAGGCCGCCGGCCGGGAGGGaaggcggccggcggcggcggcgacgggcCGCGGGGGCCATGGCGGAGAGCAACGCGGATTGGATGGGCACGCTGCCGGCGGCGCTGCGCTCCTACCCGCTCTCCAACCTGGCCATCCCGG GGTCACATGATTCTTTCAGCTACTGGGTTGATGAGAAATCCCCTGTGGGACCAGACCAAGCCACAGCCATCAAACGTTTGGCCAGAATATCTTTGGTTAAAAAGATCATGAAGAAATGGTCAGTGACTCAAAATCTGACTTTCAAAGAGCAGTTGGAAGGTGGGATCCGCTACTTTGATCTTCGTGTATCTTCCAAACCTGGGGAAACAGGACAAGAGATTTACTTCATACACGGCTTGTTTGGCATCAAAGTATGGGATGGGCTGAAGGAGATTAACACCTTTCTTGAGCAGCACCCCAAGGAAGTCGTCTTCTTGGATTTCAATCACTTCTACGCTATGGATGACAGCCATCACTTCTTCTTGATCAACAGGATCCGCTCAGTATTTGGATCCAAACTTTGTTCCGTTGAATGTGTTGAATATGTGACATTACAGTACATGTGGGAGAAGAAACACCAG GTTCTCATATTCTACCACTACCCTATATATAAGGAATACTCCTTCCTGTGGCCAGGGAATAAAATGCCAGCACCATGGGCTAATACAACCAATGTGCACAAACTCTTACAGTTCCTGGAGACCACTCTTGAGGAACGAAGTCGTTATGGGACTTTTCATGTTTCTCAAGCAATTCTCACGCCTCGAGTGAAAACTATTGCACGGCATCTAATTCGTGGTCTGAAGAACACGCTTGTTCATAG GAACCTGCCCATGATTTTAAATTGGGTGAAAGCACAGAAACCAGGTGTTATGGGTGTTAACATAATTACATCAGACTTTGTGGAGCTGGTTGACTTTGCTGCTACAGTTATTGCATTAAACGACCTTCTTCTAGAAGAGGATGAATCTGCAACTAAATCCTGA